A single Oryzias melastigma strain HK-1 linkage group LG24, ASM292280v2, whole genome shotgun sequence DNA region contains:
- the hddc2 gene encoding HD domain-containing protein 2 — MAATQETAASMRNMLKFLKIIGQLKRVPRTGWVYNKVKEPESVSDHMYRMAVMSLTITDPTVDKDRCIKLALVHDMAESIVGDIAPSDNVSKEEKHRREKEAMRHLTSLLPEGLKKEIYSLWEEYEFQSSSEARLVKQFDLLEMILQAHEYEELEGTPGRLQEFFDSTAGRFQHQDVLQLISSLDEERGHHMAEEESKNEAQRGGSEKLNTPPRDS; from the exons ATGGCGGCCACCCAGGAGACAGCAGCCAGTATGAGAAACATGctcaaatttttgaaaatcattGGACAGCTCAAA agGGTTCCACGGACTGGCTGGGTGTACAATAAGGTTAAGGAACCTGAGAGCGTCTCTGACCACATGTACCGCATGGCCGTCATGTCCCTGACCATCACCGACCCAACCGTGGACAAAGACAG ATGCATCAAACTGGCTCTTGTTCATGACATGGCAGAGTCCATTGTGGGAGATATCGCTCCGTCAGACAATGTCAGTAAAGAAGAGAAGCACAGAAGAGAGAAG gaAGCCATGAGACATCTGACTAGTCTTCTTCCAGAAGGACTCAAAAAGGAAATTTATTCTTTATGGGAG GAATACGAGTTCCAGAGCAGCTCAGAGGCTCGTCTGGTGAAGCAGTTCGACCTCCTGGAGATGATCCTGCAGGCTCACGAGTACGAAGAGCTCGAGGGAACGCCCGGAAGACTGCAGGAGTTCTTCGACTCCACCGCCG GTCGGTTTCAGCACCAGGACGTCCTTCAGCTGATCAGCTCTTTGGATGAAGAAAGGGGTCATCACATGGCAGAGGAGGAGAGTAAGAACGAGGCACAGAGGGGCGGCTCAGAGAAGCTCAACACGCCTCCACGCGACTCCTGA
- the tpd52l1 gene encoding tumor protein D53 isoform X3, with amino-acid sequence MENRQQERGHLTAGFLDSEPLREADEDAASEVNLSNSVMTEEEREEIQEELAKLEEEISTLKQVLLSKEKQHAELRQKLGITPLSELKNNFSRGWQDMQSSVAFKKTSETLSTAGQKTSAAFSTFGSAITRKLGDMRSNSIGYSVRHSVSMPTMRNSPSFKTFEEKVESTVSTIKTKVGGSGPGGNFEEVLSSAANASSQDTPSNNLTDVPEGPC; translated from the exons ATGGAAAACCGACAACAAG AGCGAGGACACCTAACTGCAG GTTTTCTTGACTCCGAGCCTCTAAGAGAGGCCGACGAGGATGCAGCATCAGAAGTCAACCTCAGTAACTCCGTCATGacggaggaggagagggaggagaTCCAGGAGGAGCTGGCTAAA ctggaggaggagatcAGCACGctgaagcaggttttgttgtcCAAAGAGAAGCAGCACGCGGAGCTCAGGCAGAAGCTGGGCATCACCCCCCTGAGCGAGCTCAAGAACAACTTCAGCAGAGGCTGGCAGGACATGCAGAGCTCTGTAGC ATTTAAGAAAACTTCTGAGACATTATCCACAGCAGGCCAGAAGACGTCAGCGGCCTTCAGTACCTTCGGCAGCGCCATCACGAGGAAGCTTGGAGACATGAG GTCCAACTCAATCGG ATACTCTGTCAGACATTCAGTGAGCATGCCCACCATGAG aAACTCTCCCAGCTTTAAAACCTTTGAGGAAAAAGTTGAGAGTACGGTTTCCACTATCAAG ACCAAAGTTGGAGGTTCAGGCCCCGGCGGTAACTTTGAGGAAGTCCTCTCATCTGCAGCGAACGCCAGCTCTCAGGACACGCCGAGCAACAACCTGACAGACGTCCCCGAAGGGCCGTGCTGA
- the tpd52l1 gene encoding tumor protein D53 isoform X4, translating into MENRQQGFLDSEPLREADEDAASEVNLSNSVMTEEEREEIQEELAKLEEEISTLKQVLLSKEKQHAELRQKLGITPLSELKNNFSRGWQDMQSSVAFKKTSETLSTAGQKTSAAFSTFGSAITRKLGDMRSNSIGYSVRHSVSMPTMRNSPSFKTFEEKVESTVSTIKTKVGGSGPGGNFEEVLSSAANASSQDTPSNNLTDVPEGPC; encoded by the exons ATGGAAAACCGACAACAAG GTTTTCTTGACTCCGAGCCTCTAAGAGAGGCCGACGAGGATGCAGCATCAGAAGTCAACCTCAGTAACTCCGTCATGacggaggaggagagggaggagaTCCAGGAGGAGCTGGCTAAA ctggaggaggagatcAGCACGctgaagcaggttttgttgtcCAAAGAGAAGCAGCACGCGGAGCTCAGGCAGAAGCTGGGCATCACCCCCCTGAGCGAGCTCAAGAACAACTTCAGCAGAGGCTGGCAGGACATGCAGAGCTCTGTAGC ATTTAAGAAAACTTCTGAGACATTATCCACAGCAGGCCAGAAGACGTCAGCGGCCTTCAGTACCTTCGGCAGCGCCATCACGAGGAAGCTTGGAGACATGAG GTCCAACTCAATCGG ATACTCTGTCAGACATTCAGTGAGCATGCCCACCATGAG aAACTCTCCCAGCTTTAAAACCTTTGAGGAAAAAGTTGAGAGTACGGTTTCCACTATCAAG ACCAAAGTTGGAGGTTCAGGCCCCGGCGGTAACTTTGAGGAAGTCCTCTCATCTGCAGCGAACGCCAGCTCTCAGGACACGCCGAGCAACAACCTGACAGACGTCCCCGAAGGGCCGTGCTGA
- the tpd52l1 gene encoding tumor protein D53 isoform X2: MNPGMFHPSAEDSIGRSSYGEDLAPLVQNGENLTQWCKASAQDQWCHTSVSHSDLWVTSSTWDMQENSSERGHLTAGFLDSEPLREADEDAASEVNLSNSVMTEEEREEIQEELAKLEEEISTLKQVLLSKEKQHAELRQKLGITPLSELKNNFSRGWQDMQSSVAFKKTSETLSTAGQKTSAAFSTFGSAITRKLGDMRNSPSFKTFEEKVESTVSTIKTKVGGSGPGGNFEEVLSSAANASSQDTPSNNLTDVPEGPC; encoded by the exons ATGAATCCGGGTATGTTTCACCCCTCTGCTGAGGACTCGATTGGCAGGAGCTCGTACGGGGAGGATCTGGCTCCGCTGGTCCAAAATGGGGAGAACCTGACACAGTGGTGTAAAGCCTCAGCTCAGGATCAGTGGTGTCACACATCTGTGTCCCACTCTGACTTGTGGGTCACGTCCTCGACTTGGGACATGCAGGAAAACAGCTCAG AGCGAGGACACCTAACTGCAG GTTTTCTTGACTCCGAGCCTCTAAGAGAGGCCGACGAGGATGCAGCATCAGAAGTCAACCTCAGTAACTCCGTCATGacggaggaggagagggaggagaTCCAGGAGGAGCTGGCTAAA ctggaggaggagatcAGCACGctgaagcaggttttgttgtcCAAAGAGAAGCAGCACGCGGAGCTCAGGCAGAAGCTGGGCATCACCCCCCTGAGCGAGCTCAAGAACAACTTCAGCAGAGGCTGGCAGGACATGCAGAGCTCTGTAGC ATTTAAGAAAACTTCTGAGACATTATCCACAGCAGGCCAGAAGACGTCAGCGGCCTTCAGTACCTTCGGCAGCGCCATCACGAGGAAGCTTGGAGACATGAG aAACTCTCCCAGCTTTAAAACCTTTGAGGAAAAAGTTGAGAGTACGGTTTCCACTATCAAG ACCAAAGTTGGAGGTTCAGGCCCCGGCGGTAACTTTGAGGAAGTCCTCTCATCTGCAGCGAACGCCAGCTCTCAGGACACGCCGAGCAACAACCTGACAGACGTCCCCGAAGGGCCGTGCTGA
- the tpd52l1 gene encoding tumor protein D53 isoform X1 gives MNPGMFHPSAEDSIGRSSYGEDLAPLVQNGENLTQWCKASAQDQWCHTSVSHSDLWVTSSTWDMQENSSERGHLTAGFLDSEPLREADEDAASEVNLSNSVMTEEEREEIQEELAKLEEEISTLKQVLLSKEKQHAELRQKLGITPLSELKNNFSRGWQDMQSSVAFKKTSETLSTAGQKTSAAFSTFGSAITRKLGDMRSNSIGYSVRHSVSMPTMRNSPSFKTFEEKVESTVSTIKTKVGGSGPGGNFEEVLSSAANASSQDTPSNNLTDVPEGPC, from the exons ATGAATCCGGGTATGTTTCACCCCTCTGCTGAGGACTCGATTGGCAGGAGCTCGTACGGGGAGGATCTGGCTCCGCTGGTCCAAAATGGGGAGAACCTGACACAGTGGTGTAAAGCCTCAGCTCAGGATCAGTGGTGTCACACATCTGTGTCCCACTCTGACTTGTGGGTCACGTCCTCGACTTGGGACATGCAGGAAAACAGCTCAG AGCGAGGACACCTAACTGCAG GTTTTCTTGACTCCGAGCCTCTAAGAGAGGCCGACGAGGATGCAGCATCAGAAGTCAACCTCAGTAACTCCGTCATGacggaggaggagagggaggagaTCCAGGAGGAGCTGGCTAAA ctggaggaggagatcAGCACGctgaagcaggttttgttgtcCAAAGAGAAGCAGCACGCGGAGCTCAGGCAGAAGCTGGGCATCACCCCCCTGAGCGAGCTCAAGAACAACTTCAGCAGAGGCTGGCAGGACATGCAGAGCTCTGTAGC ATTTAAGAAAACTTCTGAGACATTATCCACAGCAGGCCAGAAGACGTCAGCGGCCTTCAGTACCTTCGGCAGCGCCATCACGAGGAAGCTTGGAGACATGAG GTCCAACTCAATCGG ATACTCTGTCAGACATTCAGTGAGCATGCCCACCATGAG aAACTCTCCCAGCTTTAAAACCTTTGAGGAAAAAGTTGAGAGTACGGTTTCCACTATCAAG ACCAAAGTTGGAGGTTCAGGCCCCGGCGGTAACTTTGAGGAAGTCCTCTCATCTGCAGCGAACGCCAGCTCTCAGGACACGCCGAGCAACAACCTGACAGACGTCCCCGAAGGGCCGTGCTGA